The Triplophysa rosa linkage group LG3, Trosa_1v2, whole genome shotgun sequence genome has a segment encoding these proteins:
- the si:ch211-106e7.2 gene encoding uncharacterized protein si:ch211-106e7.2 isoform X3, with protein sequence MESFEDEPKNSTDAAQNASLKLYKPSEDLLEGMHHSAVSETSGLDGGVCNGTDDESTIENNFTSPPKLDPVEFVPSPQMQDESSEMIPNDACALAEEHVTEVALHVNTEELEVDAFASIKINVLPHEMAEQWFASKMTEDKDLQKDIDVHTSSKDQVDVEVLDHSDDQIKVLHAFQEIEDIKPIERNNLGEVDEKLESYCCIAKWFQALNYGDGSFCMCQVKTELSEQKLEIKASDTNEEDSFGVISKDHGCIDLKVDLLTNDENSSESTKALLTLQAGTPNDAAVDNIKTAKACPVAEVVSETSEQIKYESPSKCATDKIPTRSEKANQSPDVKKGSETVCLSLYGSSNRRNGLIRNKRYKNGGEKPPENLEITINSHQKNDRRMSKKRKLGESMETDDVLNVRKKDVRVSPKSSPRVHKATPMKVSEVTNENALSSSTLTRKLFNPPHNSKSLSKKKQSLGTRQISMNNYVIRRKSMSPKSLHSSEPVLKSKFELGNPALMPLQEGFGLEFKVLPSSFNFKDGTELTHIQADALSRAKNGISYTEDKKAKRRKTIHAPAQGTWSLSPLKSKQIQSADVSSSCSLFQEFKKRYQDKKKEIVSRQNLNSS encoded by the exons ATGGAAAGTTTTGAAGACGAACCAAAGAATTCCACTGATGCGGCACAAAACGCATCTCTAAAATTGTATAAACCATCAGAAGATCTTTTGGAGGGAATGCATCACTCGGCTGTGTCAGAAACATCAGGGCTGGATGGTGGTGTTTGTAATGGTACTGATGATGAATCAACCATTGAAAATAACTTTACAAGCCCACCAAAACTTGATCCTGTGGAATTTGTGCCATCACCTCAAATGCAAGATGAATCCAGTGAAATGATTCCTAATGATGCCTGTGCGCTTGCAGAAGAACATGTGACAGAAGTTGCTCTGCATGTTAATACAGAAGAACTTGAGGTGGATGCTTTTGCTTCGATTAAGATTAATGTTCTCCCACATGAAATGGCAGAACAATGGTTTGCTAGCAAGATGACGGAAGATAAGGACTTGCAAAAAGACATTGATGTACATACTTCCAGTAAGGACCAGGTAGATGTTGAAGTCCTGGACCACAGTGATGACCAAATAAAAGTTCTGCATGCTTTTCAGGAAATAGAAGACATAAAGCCCATTGAGAGGAACAATCTAGGTGAGGTTGATGAAAAGCTGGAGTCTTATTGTTGTATTGCTAAATGGTTTCAAGCTTTAAATTATGGAGATGGTTCATTTTGCATGTGTCAGGTGAAAACAGAGTTGAGTGAACAAAAGCTTGAAATTAAAGCCAGTGACACAAATGAAGAAGATAGTTTCGGCGTCATCTCTAAAGACCATGGATGCATTGATTTAAAAGTTGATCTTTTGACCAATGATGAAAATTCATCTGAAAGCACAAAAGCATTATTAACATTGCAAGCTGGCACACCAAATGATGCTGCTGTGGACAACATTAAGACTGCGAAGGCCTGTCCAGTTGCTGAAGTGGTGTCAGAAACATCAGAGCAGATAAAATATGAATCTCCTTCCAAATGTGCGACGGATAAGATCCCGACGCGTTCTGAGAAAGCGAACCAATCTCCTGATGTTAAGAAAGGTTCTGAAACAGTATGTCTTTCACTGTACGGGTCTTCTAATCGACGAAATGGACTAATACGAAACAAAAGATATAAAAACGGTGGAGAAAAACCACCAGAAAACCTTGAAATAACAATCAACTCCCATCAGAAGAATGACAGAAGAatgtcaaagaagcgcaaattGGGCGAATCGATGGAAACCGATGACGTTTTGAATGTAAGAAAGAAAGATGTGAGAGTGTCTCCTAAAAGTTCTCCTCGGGTACATAAAGCAACCCCAATGAAAGTTTCTGAAGTTACCAATGAAAATGCACTTTCCTCATCTACGTTAACTAGAAAACTGTTTAATCCACCTCATAATTCAAAGAGTTTATCAAAGAAAAAGCAAAGTTTAGGAACAAGACAAATATCCATGAATAACTATGTTATTAGAAGGAAGAGCATGTCTCCCAAATCTTTGCATTCGTCTGAGCCTGTACTGAAAAGTAAATTTGAATTGGGGAACCCTGCTTTGATGCCATTACAAGAGGGTTTTGGATTGGAGTTTAAAGTGTTGCCGTCATCTTTCAACTTTAAGGATGGAACTGAACTCACCCACATTCAAGCAGACGCGTTATCAAGAGCAAAAAATG ggaTTTCGTACACGGAAGATAAAAAAGCTAAAAGGAGGAAAACCATTCATGCTCCAGCACAAG GGACTTGGTCTTTAAGCCCTTTGAAAAGCAAGCAGATCCAGTCCGCAGACGTCTCTAGCTCATGTAGCCTCTTCCAAGAGTTCAAGAAGAGGTATCAAGACAAAAAGAAGGAAATTGTATCCAGGCAGAACTTGAATTCTAGTTAA
- the si:ch211-106e7.2 gene encoding uncharacterized protein si:ch211-106e7.2 isoform X1 — MQMGDPSGDWTSNNLDHNYSRKCLPPRSANLTYPEETTTGNYFQQYSCRILQPTSYKIVTGSTPLSNDLKPAQENHLNSKCALPTGKQKNKIVLWTPPGSRVQVFVPVNNMQETNHVPNILHCVSRPGVEVFNSNNSVCMQQQSTSVTADPNSLQQFPTKTIDNKSLNDMQRDLTHANATNNLPQQDPSTKRLTLPSDYRYNNPTTTPNGQISSLGVPVYHGVRAEYSSDNAHLQTPSTCKQNVQQNNATKKAVAVVTPLSPVEMASVNFSNKSAHALDARSVPIHHLPNFTHPLKLSADPRTMREPNEPASKQQRPKSAEPRLGSDVVKSPVCLLESTSQHNHASSLKLNCPVTDQNKPSEIQKEVSEKMPKDKQAVTDKKTNTGEMDKYSTIPVIEWPLDKLHTLMNIIQQIEDVHQKNVNKMDSRKEILRLYWNGDVCKFRNAVKSGIYQNVMEDVYNYCQGKDSVILGQIKNDTWNQVAKEFHVLKHDEVPPKIEYKSSWLNLDENLDDIDRECGISWYFRHLHSSSQEQEKGNSAGKLQHGLLDAPDKPSKRQCSTETNCQNLVPEDEQTFPKSKDKTMDNEGLYEHLSVSSNEQFLPSQNTAAQTNMPNDSLISIENVSMAETSSVISAGGHCLEEDLQKVNAPQEITLSNSKPPQELNAIPRDEQISVERFEEKTNNSAHTIQNPLPDASHKSPITGHDRFATEIVSKTPAEVQTSSIHENSPVSIIEQSLADTNRHVPTLDDVVTEETSWQPNAINPLMAITNLVKTLDNQAVAKSRSSAGTSGRGRLYGGRAVQSNELIRMSNCAGSPNVKANESQVKNSTHATQSAFREGTGHRDAKAVNKVRVEKRMQLEFENKNSDCQSHLLTETGDREDNRLLKPESVVTGQTNCQPNTVNSLEGLANVFRTLEKSDISLRIYENQIGKQEVLKRSGSGGTSPILTDLLMNRSSPKLSPTVAEQRAQIQNGSDEKPTNSDCVDEMIDEPSITERDYFAMEIGNKVPAEPQIPPENVKLCKNLPGFVHEQSLTETNSNHSMKRKRVDTEHSSHQPHIVNPLAAMTRIVCSIDKRVALGKPGMSKTKHQRSAKMSVLTKPNIQSGRTNSKLNPVVEEQQKAVQSPRMQNECYEKMDKINVRPHKVAKLCFSSEMTEIMHSSSQVNSEQCDNTDKQCDSLSSSRLFHATPELLQEEDFMESFEDEPKNSTDAAQNASLKLYKPSEDLLEGMHHSAVSETSGLDGGVCNGTDDESTIENNFTSPPKLDPVEFVPSPQMQDESSEMIPNDACALAEEHVTEVALHVNTEELEVDAFASIKINVLPHEMAEQWFASKMTEDKDLQKDIDVHTSSKDQVDVEVLDHSDDQIKVLHAFQEIEDIKPIERNNLGEVDEKLESYCCIAKWFQALNYGDGSFCMCQVKTELSEQKLEIKASDTNEEDSFGVISKDHGCIDLKVDLLTNDENSSESTKALLTLQAGTPNDAAVDNIKTAKACPVAEVVSETSEQIKYESPSKCATDKIPTRSEKANQSPDVKKGSETVCLSLYGSSNRRNGLIRNKRYKNGGEKPPENLEITINSHQKNDRRMSKKRKLGESMETDDVLNVRKKDVRVSPKSSPRVHKATPMKVSEVTNENALSSSTLTRKLFNPPHNSKSLSKKKQSLGTRQISMNNYVIRRKSMSPKSLHSSEPVLKSKFELGNPALMPLQEGFGLEFKVLPSSFNFKDGTELTHIQADALSRAKNGISYTEDKKAKRRKTIHAPAQGTWSLSPLKSKQIQSADVSSSCSLFQEFKKRYQDKKKEIVSRQNLNSS; from the exons ATGCAAATGGGGGACCCATCTGGAGACTGGACATCCAACAACTTGGACCATAACTATTCCCGGAAATGCTTACCACCTCGCTCTGCAAATCTAACATATCCAGAAGAAACCACCACTGGAAATTACTTTCAGCAATACTCTTGCAGAATTCTACAGCCAACCAGTTACAAAATTGTGACTGGTAGCACTCCATTGTCTAATGATTTGAAGCCAGCACAGGAGAATCACTTGAATTCAAAATGTGCACTGCCAAcaggaaaacaaaaaaacaaaattgttcTCTGGACTCCGCCCGGTTCTAGAGTCCAGGTATTTGTACCTGTAAACAACATGCAGGAAACCAATCATGTGCCAAACATCTTGCACTGTGTCTCGAGACCGGGCGTGGAAGTGTTTAACTCTAATAACAGTGTATGTATGCAACAACAATCTACCTCTGTGACAGCTGACCCAAATAGTTTGCAACAGTTCCCAACAAAAACAATTGACAATAAGAGTCTTAATGACATGCAAAGAGATTTGACACATGCAAATGCTACTAATAATTTGCCACAGCAAGACCCATCCACAAAAAGGCTGACCTTACCATCCGATTATAGATATAACAACCCCACAACTACACCTAATGGACAGATTAGTTCCCTCGGTGTACCTGTTTACCATGGAGTAAGAGCTGAATACTCGTCTGACAATGCTCACCTACAAACACCTTCTACATGTAAACAAAACGTCCAGCAGAACAACGCCACGAAGAAAGCTGTCGCCGTCGTCACACCATTATCTCCAGTAGAAATGGCATCTGTTAACTTTTCAAACAAATCCGCTCATGCGCTTGATGCAAGATCTGTGCCGATACACCATCTACCTAATTTTACACATCCACTGAAGCTCAGTGCTGATCCGCGGACGATGAGAGAACCAAATGAACCAGCAAGCAAGCAGCAACGACCAAAGTCAGCAGAGCCAAGGCTGGGTAGTGATGTGGTCAAAAGTCCAGTTTGCCTCCTTGAATCAACCAGCCAACATAACCACGCAAGCTCGCTGAAGCTTAATTGTCCAGTCACAGACCAAAATAAGCCTTCTGAAATCCAAAAAGAAGTAAGTGAGAAGATGCCCAAGGATAAGCAAGCAGTGACTGATAAGAAAACGAACACGGGAGAAATGGACAAGTACTCCACAATCCCTGTAATTGAATGGCCGTTGGACAAATTGCATACGTTAATGAATATTATTCAGCAAATAGAAGATGTGCACCAGAAAAACGTCAATAAAATGGATTCCAGAAAGGAGATCCTGAGGCTCTACTGGAACGGGGACGTTTGCAAGTTTCGCAATGCTGTAAAAAGTGGAATATATCAAAATGTAATGGAAGACGTCTACAATTACTGTCAGGGGAAAGATAGTGTGATACTTGGGCAAATTAAAAACGACACCTGGAACCAAGTTGCCAAGGAATTTCATGTTTTGAAACACGACGAAGTGCCACCAAAGATTGAGTACAAGTCGTCCTGGTTGAATCTTGACGAGAACCTTGATGACATTGACAGGGAATGTGGTATTTCTTGGTACTTCCGACATCTTCACTCATCCTCCCAAGAACAAGAAAAGGGAAACTCTGCAGGGAAATTGCAACACGGATTGCTAGATGCCCCTGATAAGCCATCAAAGCGTCAATGCTCAACTGAAACTAACTGTCAGAATCTAGTTCCAGAAGATGAACAAACATTCCCGAAGTCAAAGGACAAAACCATGGACAATGAGGGTCTTTATGAACACTTGTCTGTTTCCTCCAATGAGCAATTCCTACCTAGTCAAAACACTGCTGCTCAAACAAATATGCCAAATGATTCTTTAATCTCTATAGAGAATGTTTCAATGGCTGAAACCTCATCTGTTATATCAGCAGGAGGGCATTGTTTAGAAGAGGACCTGCAGAAAGTCAATGCACCACAAGAGATAACGCTATCCAATTCGAAACCACCCCAAGAACTTAACGCAATACCACGGGATGAACAGATAAGCGTGGAGAGGTTTGAAGAGAAGACCAACAATTCTGCACACACAATTCAAAACCCCTTACCAGATGCCTCTCATAAATCGCCAATAACTGGGCATGATCGGTTTGCGACGGAAATTGTGAGCAAAACACCAGCAGAAGTACAAACATCCAGTATTCACGAAAACTCACCTGTTTCTATTATTGAACAGTCACTTGCTGACACTAACAGACACGTGCCAACGCTTGATGATGTGGTTACAGAAGAGACCAGTTGGCAACCAAATGCTATAAATCCTCTGATGGCCATAACAAATTTAGTGAAGACGTTAGACAATCAAGCTGTTGCGAAAAGTCGCTCAAGTGCTGGAACATCAGGAAGGGGGCGGCTATATGGTGGACGTGCTGTCCAAAGTAATGAATTGATTAGGATGAGTAACTGTGCAGGTTCACCTAATGTGAAAGCAAATGAATCCCAGGTTAAAAATTCAACACATGCAACACAAAGCGCATTTCGAGAAGGAACTGGACATCGGGATGCAAAAGCTGTGAACAAAGTACGGGTAGAAAAACGGATGCAATTGGAGTTTGAGAATAAAAACTCTGACTGTCAAAGCCACTTATTAACAGAAACGGGAGATAGAGAAGATAACCGCTTATTGAAGCCTGAAAGCGTGGTTACAGGACAAACCAATTGTCAACCAAATACTGTAAATTCACTAGAAGGTTTAGCAAATGTGTTTAGGACACTGGAAAAAAGTGACATTTCTTTAAGAATTTATGAAAACCAAATAGGAAAACAAGAAGTTTTGAAAAGAAGTGGATCTGGAGGCACAAGTCCCATTTTGACTGATTTGCTCATGAATAGAAGTTCACCGAAGCTCAGTCCTACGGTTGCAGAACAGCGGGCTCAAATACAAAATGGATCTGATGAAAAACCGACTAACAGTGATTGTGTGGATGAGATGATTGATGAGCCATCAATTACCGAGCGAGATTATTTTGCAATGGAAATTGGAAACAAAGTACCAGCAGAACCACAAATCCCCCCAGAGAATGTGAAACTTTGTAAGAACTTGCCTGGTTTTGTGCATGAACAATCATTAACAGAGACTAACAGTAACCACTCAATGAAACGCAAGCGTGTGGATACAGAACACAGCAGCCATCAACCACATATTGTAAATCCACTGGCGGCCATGACAAGAATAGTATGTTCAATAGATAAACGTGTTGCTTTAGGAAAACCAGGTATGTCAAAAACTAAGCATCAACGCTCTGCGAAAATGTCTGTGTTGACTAAACCAAACATCCAAAGTGGTCgcacaaactcaaaactgaatCCTGTGGTTGAAGAACAACAGAAGGCTGTGCAGTCACCGCGAATGCAAAATGAATGTTATGAAAAAATGGATAAGATTAATGTTCGCCCTCATAAAGTGGCTAAACTGTGCTTTTCCAGTGAGATGACGGAAATTATGCATTCGTCATCACAGGTGAATTCTGAGCAATGTGATAACACTGACAAGCAATGTGATTCTTTGTCATCCTCCAGGTTGTTTCATGCCACACCCGAACTTTTACAGGAAGAAGACTTCATGGAAAGTTTTGAAGACGAACCAAAGAATTCCACTGATGCGGCACAAAACGCATCTCTAAAATTGTATAAACCATCAGAAGATCTTTTGGAGGGAATGCATCACTCGGCTGTGTCAGAAACATCAGGGCTGGATGGTGGTGTTTGTAATGGTACTGATGATGAATCAACCATTGAAAATAACTTTACAAGCCCACCAAAACTTGATCCTGTGGAATTTGTGCCATCACCTCAAATGCAAGATGAATCCAGTGAAATGATTCCTAATGATGCCTGTGCGCTTGCAGAAGAACATGTGACAGAAGTTGCTCTGCATGTTAATACAGAAGAACTTGAGGTGGATGCTTTTGCTTCGATTAAGATTAATGTTCTCCCACATGAAATGGCAGAACAATGGTTTGCTAGCAAGATGACGGAAGATAAGGACTTGCAAAAAGACATTGATGTACATACTTCCAGTAAGGACCAGGTAGATGTTGAAGTCCTGGACCACAGTGATGACCAAATAAAAGTTCTGCATGCTTTTCAGGAAATAGAAGACATAAAGCCCATTGAGAGGAACAATCTAGGTGAGGTTGATGAAAAGCTGGAGTCTTATTGTTGTATTGCTAAATGGTTTCAAGCTTTAAATTATGGAGATGGTTCATTTTGCATGTGTCAGGTGAAAACAGAGTTGAGTGAACAAAAGCTTGAAATTAAAGCCAGTGACACAAATGAAGAAGATAGTTTCGGCGTCATCTCTAAAGACCATGGATGCATTGATTTAAAAGTTGATCTTTTGACCAATGATGAAAATTCATCTGAAAGCACAAAAGCATTATTAACATTGCAAGCTGGCACACCAAATGATGCTGCTGTGGACAACATTAAGACTGCGAAGGCCTGTCCAGTTGCTGAAGTGGTGTCAGAAACATCAGAGCAGATAAAATATGAATCTCCTTCCAAATGTGCGACGGATAAGATCCCGACGCGTTCTGAGAAAGCGAACCAATCTCCTGATGTTAAGAAAGGTTCTGAAACAGTATGTCTTTCACTGTACGGGTCTTCTAATCGACGAAATGGACTAATACGAAACAAAAGATATAAAAACGGTGGAGAAAAACCACCAGAAAACCTTGAAATAACAATCAACTCCCATCAGAAGAATGACAGAAGAatgtcaaagaagcgcaaattGGGCGAATCGATGGAAACCGATGACGTTTTGAATGTAAGAAAGAAAGATGTGAGAGTGTCTCCTAAAAGTTCTCCTCGGGTACATAAAGCAACCCCAATGAAAGTTTCTGAAGTTACCAATGAAAATGCACTTTCCTCATCTACGTTAACTAGAAAACTGTTTAATCCACCTCATAATTCAAAGAGTTTATCAAAGAAAAAGCAAAGTTTAGGAACAAGACAAATATCCATGAATAACTATGTTATTAGAAGGAAGAGCATGTCTCCCAAATCTTTGCATTCGTCTGAGCCTGTACTGAAAAGTAAATTTGAATTGGGGAACCCTGCTTTGATGCCATTACAAGAGGGTTTTGGATTGGAGTTTAAAGTGTTGCCGTCATCTTTCAACTTTAAGGATGGAACTGAACTCACCCACATTCAAGCAGACGCGTTATCAAGAGCAAAAAATG ggaTTTCGTACACGGAAGATAAAAAAGCTAAAAGGAGGAAAACCATTCATGCTCCAGCACAAG GGACTTGGTCTTTAAGCCCTTTGAAAAGCAAGCAGATCCAGTCCGCAGACGTCTCTAGCTCATGTAGCCTCTTCCAAGAGTTCAAGAAGAGGTATCAAGACAAAAAGAAGGAAATTGTATCCAGGCAGAACTTGAATTCTAGTTAA
- the si:ch211-106e7.2 gene encoding uncharacterized protein si:ch211-106e7.2 isoform X2: MQMGDPSGDWTSNNLDHNYSRKCLPPRSANLTYPEETTTGNYFQQYSCRILQPTSYKIVTGSTPLSNDLKPAQENHLNSKCALPTGKQKNKIVLWTPPGSRVQVFVPVNNMQETNHVPNILHCVSRPGVEVFNSNNSVCMQQQSTSVTADPNSLQQFPTKTIDNKSLNDMQRDLTHANATNNLPQQDPSTKRLTLPSDYRYNNPTTTPNGQISSLGVPVYHGVRAEYSSDNAHLQTPSTCKQNVQQNNATKKAVAVVTPLSPVEMASVNFSNKSAHALDARSVPIHHLPNFTHPLKLSADPRTMREPNEPASKQQRPKSAEPRLGSDVVKSPVCLLESTSQHNHASSLKLNCPVTDQNKPSEIQKEVSEKMPKDKQAVTDKKTNTGEMDKYSTIPVIEWPLDKLHTLMNIIQQIEDVHQKNVNKMDSRKEILRLYWNGDVCKFRNAVKSGIYQNVMEDVYNYCQGKDSVILGQIKNDTWNQVAKEFHVLKHDEVPPKIEYKSSWLNLDENLDDIDRECGISWYFRHLHSSSQEQEKGNSAGKLQHGLLDAPDKPSKRQCSTETNCQNLVPEDEQTFPKSKDKTMDNEGLYEHLSVSSNEQFLPSQNTAAQTNMPNDSLISIENVSMAETSSVISAGGHCLEEDLQKVNAPQEITLSNSKPPQELNAIPRDEQISVERFEEKTNNSAHTIQNPLPDASHKSPITGHDRFATEIVSKTPAEVQTSSIHENSPVSIIEQSLADTNRHVPTLDDVVTEETSWQPNAINPLMAITNLVKTLDNQAVAKSRSSAGTSGRGRLYGGRAVQSNELIRMSNCAGSPNVKANESQVKNSTHATQSAFREGTGHRDAKAVNKVRVEKRMQLEFENKNSDCQSHLLTETGDREDNRLLKPESVVTGQTNCQPNTVNSLEGLANVFRTLEKSDISLRIYENQIGKQEVLKRSGSGGTSPILTDLLMNRSSPKLSPTVAEQRAQIQNGSDEKPTNSDCVDEMIDEPSITERDYFAMEIGNKVPAEPQIPPENVKLCKNLPGFVHEQSLTETNSNHSMKRKRVDTEHSSHQPHIVNPLAAMTRIVCSIDKRVALGKPGCFMPHPNFYRKKTSWKVLKTNQRIPLMRHKTHL, from the exons ATGCAAATGGGGGACCCATCTGGAGACTGGACATCCAACAACTTGGACCATAACTATTCCCGGAAATGCTTACCACCTCGCTCTGCAAATCTAACATATCCAGAAGAAACCACCACTGGAAATTACTTTCAGCAATACTCTTGCAGAATTCTACAGCCAACCAGTTACAAAATTGTGACTGGTAGCACTCCATTGTCTAATGATTTGAAGCCAGCACAGGAGAATCACTTGAATTCAAAATGTGCACTGCCAAcaggaaaacaaaaaaacaaaattgttcTCTGGACTCCGCCCGGTTCTAGAGTCCAGGTATTTGTACCTGTAAACAACATGCAGGAAACCAATCATGTGCCAAACATCTTGCACTGTGTCTCGAGACCGGGCGTGGAAGTGTTTAACTCTAATAACAGTGTATGTATGCAACAACAATCTACCTCTGTGACAGCTGACCCAAATAGTTTGCAACAGTTCCCAACAAAAACAATTGACAATAAGAGTCTTAATGACATGCAAAGAGATTTGACACATGCAAATGCTACTAATAATTTGCCACAGCAAGACCCATCCACAAAAAGGCTGACCTTACCATCCGATTATAGATATAACAACCCCACAACTACACCTAATGGACAGATTAGTTCCCTCGGTGTACCTGTTTACCATGGAGTAAGAGCTGAATACTCGTCTGACAATGCTCACCTACAAACACCTTCTACATGTAAACAAAACGTCCAGCAGAACAACGCCACGAAGAAAGCTGTCGCCGTCGTCACACCATTATCTCCAGTAGAAATGGCATCTGTTAACTTTTCAAACAAATCCGCTCATGCGCTTGATGCAAGATCTGTGCCGATACACCATCTACCTAATTTTACACATCCACTGAAGCTCAGTGCTGATCCGCGGACGATGAGAGAACCAAATGAACCAGCAAGCAAGCAGCAACGACCAAAGTCAGCAGAGCCAAGGCTGGGTAGTGATGTGGTCAAAAGTCCAGTTTGCCTCCTTGAATCAACCAGCCAACATAACCACGCAAGCTCGCTGAAGCTTAATTGTCCAGTCACAGACCAAAATAAGCCTTCTGAAATCCAAAAAGAAGTAAGTGAGAAGATGCCCAAGGATAAGCAAGCAGTGACTGATAAGAAAACGAACACGGGAGAAATGGACAAGTACTCCACAATCCCTGTAATTGAATGGCCGTTGGACAAATTGCATACGTTAATGAATATTATTCAGCAAATAGAAGATGTGCACCAGAAAAACGTCAATAAAATGGATTCCAGAAAGGAGATCCTGAGGCTCTACTGGAACGGGGACGTTTGCAAGTTTCGCAATGCTGTAAAAAGTGGAATATATCAAAATGTAATGGAAGACGTCTACAATTACTGTCAGGGGAAAGATAGTGTGATACTTGGGCAAATTAAAAACGACACCTGGAACCAAGTTGCCAAGGAATTTCATGTTTTGAAACACGACGAAGTGCCACCAAAGATTGAGTACAAGTCGTCCTGGTTGAATCTTGACGAGAACCTTGATGACATTGACAGGGAATGTGGTATTTCTTGGTACTTCCGACATCTTCACTCATCCTCCCAAGAACAAGAAAAGGGAAACTCTGCAGGGAAATTGCAACACGGATTGCTAGATGCCCCTGATAAGCCATCAAAGCGTCAATGCTCAACTGAAACTAACTGTCAGAATCTAGTTCCAGAAGATGAACAAACATTCCCGAAGTCAAAGGACAAAACCATGGACAATGAGGGTCTTTATGAACACTTGTCTGTTTCCTCCAATGAGCAATTCCTACCTAGTCAAAACACTGCTGCTCAAACAAATATGCCAAATGATTCTTTAATCTCTATAGAGAATGTTTCAATGGCTGAAACCTCATCTGTTATATCAGCAGGAGGGCATTGTTTAGAAGAGGACCTGCAGAAAGTCAATGCACCACAAGAGATAACGCTATCCAATTCGAAACCACCCCAAGAACTTAACGCAATACCACGGGATGAACAGATAAGCGTGGAGAGGTTTGAAGAGAAGACCAACAATTCTGCACACACAATTCAAAACCCCTTACCAGATGCCTCTCATAAATCGCCAATAACTGGGCATGATCGGTTTGCGACGGAAATTGTGAGCAAAACACCAGCAGAAGTACAAACATCCAGTATTCACGAAAACTCACCTGTTTCTATTATTGAACAGTCACTTGCTGACACTAACAGACACGTGCCAACGCTTGATGATGTGGTTACAGAAGAGACCAGTTGGCAACCAAATGCTATAAATCCTCTGATGGCCATAACAAATTTAGTGAAGACGTTAGACAATCAAGCTGTTGCGAAAAGTCGCTCAAGTGCTGGAACATCAGGAAGGGGGCGGCTATATGGTGGACGTGCTGTCCAAAGTAATGAATTGATTAGGATGAGTAACTGTGCAGGTTCACCTAATGTGAAAGCAAATGAATCCCAGGTTAAAAATTCAACACATGCAACACAAAGCGCATTTCGAGAAGGAACTGGACATCGGGATGCAAAAGCTGTGAACAAAGTACGGGTAGAAAAACGGATGCAATTGGAGTTTGAGAATAAAAACTCTGACTGTCAAAGCCACTTATTAACAGAAACGGGAGATAGAGAAGATAACCGCTTATTGAAGCCTGAAAGCGTGGTTACAGGACAAACCAATTGTCAACCAAATACTGTAAATTCACTAGAAGGTTTAGCAAATGTGTTTAGGACACTGGAAAAAAGTGACATTTCTTTAAGAATTTATGAAAACCAAATAGGAAAACAAGAAGTTTTGAAAAGAAGTGGATCTGGAGGCACAAGTCCCATTTTGACTGATTTGCTCATGAATAGAAGTTCACCGAAGCTCAGTCCTACGGTTGCAGAACAGCGGGCTCAAATACAAAATGGATCTGATGAAAAACCGACTAACAGTGATTGTGTGGATGAGATGATTGATGAGCCATCAATTACCGAGCGAGATTATTTTGCAATGGAAATTGGAAACAAAGTACCAGCAGAACCACAAATCCCCCCAGAGAATGTGAAACTTTGTAAGAACTTGCCTGGTTTTGTGCATGAACAATCATTAACAGAGACTAACAGTAACCACTCAATGAAACGCAAGCGTGTGGATACAGAACACAGCAGCCATCAACCACATATTGTAAATCCACTGGCGGCCATGACAAGAATAGTATGTTCAATAGATAAACGTGTTGCTTTAGGAAAACCAG GTTGTTTCATGCCACACCCGAACTTTTACAGGAAGAAGACTTCATGGAAAGTTTTGAAGACGAACCAAAGAATTCCACTGATGCGGCACAAAACGCATCTCTAA